From a region of the Solanum stenotomum isolate F172 unplaced genomic scaffold, ASM1918654v1 scaffold17673, whole genome shotgun sequence genome:
- the LOC125850568 gene encoding uncharacterized protein LOC125850568 isoform X2, producing MESTPTFETSFSQGWRTTDKIVLAHEKESLHSDIPISPIEQVKQFAQTAETSSCATGMDKKVRGSNKCKEVASLDIGQKLKVTFYNNRTVGKNSNLFLRHLGKIVCDRNICPLGVSSWKHIKEEKLNHMWAVVKDKFDSDDMNSHRDHVLGWMKELWNKWRGQLHANYVKGKPIQEALKNIPKGVEKKQWEWLVKEHFTSKDFQAQIQELVESEPSLSSIEIVEKCFGPQSRSHVFGFGGGVKARDLKGGASSKPELLAELRSTQKENQSLKDCISNFQNEMKELKQLKEFFLAQHPNFQPPIQENDYSDT from the exons ATGGAGTCCACCCCAACATTTGAAACAA GTTTCTCTCAAGGATGGAGAACAACAGATAAAATTGTTTTGGCTCATGAGAAAGAGAGTTTGCATTCTGATATTCCAATTTCTCCTATTGAACAAGTTAAACAGTTTGCCCAAACAGCTGAAACAA GTTCATGTGCTACTGGAATGGATAAAAAGGTTCGAGGAAGTAACAAGTGCAAAGAAGTTGCATCGCTTGATATTGGACAAAAGCTAAAAGTGACATTTTACAATAATCGAACAGTTGGGAAGAATAGTAATCTATTTTTGAGGCACTTGGGAAAAATAGTTTGTGATCGTAATATATGTCCGTTGGGAGTATCATCATGGAAACACATTAAGGAGGAAAAGCTAAATCACATGTGGGCTGTTGTTAAG GATAAATTTGATAGTGATGACATGAATAGTCATCGAGATCATGTTTTGGGGTGGATGAAAGAGTTATGGAATAAATGGAGAGGTCAATTGCATGCAAACTATGTGAAGGGTAAGCCTATACAAGAGGCTCTTAAGAATATACCTAAGGGGGTAGAAAAGAAGCAATGGGAGTGGTTGGTAAAAGAACATTTTACTTCAAAAGATTTTCAG gctcaaattcaagaattggTGGAGTCTGAACCATCACTTTCTAGCATAGAAATTGTTGAGAAATGCTTTGGACCTCAAAGTCGTAGTCATGTATTTGGCTTTGGAGGTGGAGTAAAAGCAAGAGATTTGAAAGGTGGGGCTTCCTCAAAACCTGAATTGTTGGCTGAGCTACGTTcaactcaaaaagaaaatcagtcTTTGAAGGATTGCATATCTAACTTTCAAAATGAGATGAAAGAATTAAAGcaattgaaagaattttttttagcgCAACACCCTAATTTCCAGCCTCCAATTCAAGAGAATGACTATTCGGATACTTGA
- the LOC125850568 gene encoding uncharacterized protein LOC125850568 isoform X5, translating to MESTPTFETSSCATGMDKKVRGSNKCKEVASLDIGQKLKVTFYNNRTVGKNSNLFLRHLGKIVCDRNICPLGVSSWKHIKEEKLNHMWAVVKDKFDSDDMNSHRDHVLGWMKELWNKWRGQLHANYVKGKPIQEALKNIPKGVEKKQWEWLVKEHFTSKDFQAQIQELVESEPSLSSIEIVEKCFGPQSRSHVFGFGGGVKARDLKGGASSKPELLAELRSTQKENQSLKDCISNFQNEMKELKQLKEFFLAQHPNFQPPIQENDYSDT from the exons ATGGAGTCCACCCCAACATTTGAAACAA GTTCATGTGCTACTGGAATGGATAAAAAGGTTCGAGGAAGTAACAAGTGCAAAGAAGTTGCATCGCTTGATATTGGACAAAAGCTAAAAGTGACATTTTACAATAATCGAACAGTTGGGAAGAATAGTAATCTATTTTTGAGGCACTTGGGAAAAATAGTTTGTGATCGTAATATATGTCCGTTGGGAGTATCATCATGGAAACACATTAAGGAGGAAAAGCTAAATCACATGTGGGCTGTTGTTAAG GATAAATTTGATAGTGATGACATGAATAGTCATCGAGATCATGTTTTGGGGTGGATGAAAGAGTTATGGAATAAATGGAGAGGTCAATTGCATGCAAACTATGTGAAGGGTAAGCCTATACAAGAGGCTCTTAAGAATATACCTAAGGGGGTAGAAAAGAAGCAATGGGAGTGGTTGGTAAAAGAACATTTTACTTCAAAAGATTTTCAG gctcaaattcaagaattggTGGAGTCTGAACCATCACTTTCTAGCATAGAAATTGTTGAGAAATGCTTTGGACCTCAAAGTCGTAGTCATGTATTTGGCTTTGGAGGTGGAGTAAAAGCAAGAGATTTGAAAGGTGGGGCTTCCTCAAAACCTGAATTGTTGGCTGAGCTACGTTcaactcaaaaagaaaatcagtcTTTGAAGGATTGCATATCTAACTTTCAAAATGAGATGAAAGAATTAAAGcaattgaaagaattttttttagcgCAACACCCTAATTTCCAGCCTCCAATTCAAGAGAATGACTATTCGGATACTTGA
- the LOC125850568 gene encoding uncharacterized protein LOC125850568 isoform X1 translates to MNKKFLAFEKEHMQTDVAFSFSTDNVMESTPTFETSFSQGWRTTDKIVLAHEKESLHSDIPISPIEQVKQFAQTAETSSCATGMDKKVRGSNKCKEVASLDIGQKLKVTFYNNRTVGKNSNLFLRHLGKIVCDRNICPLGVSSWKHIKEEKLNHMWAVVKDKFDSDDMNSHRDHVLGWMKELWNKWRGQLHANYVKGKPIQEALKNIPKGVEKKQWEWLVKEHFTSKDFQAQIQELVESEPSLSSIEIVEKCFGPQSRSHVFGFGGGVKARDLKGGASSKPELLAELRSTQKENQSLKDCISNFQNEMKELKQLKEFFLAQHPNFQPPIQENDYSDT, encoded by the exons atgaataaaaagtttttggCTTTTGAAAAAGAGCATATGCAAACTGATgttgcattttctttttctactgATAATGTTATGGAGTCCACCCCAACATTTGAAACAA GTTTCTCTCAAGGATGGAGAACAACAGATAAAATTGTTTTGGCTCATGAGAAAGAGAGTTTGCATTCTGATATTCCAATTTCTCCTATTGAACAAGTTAAACAGTTTGCCCAAACAGCTGAAACAA GTTCATGTGCTACTGGAATGGATAAAAAGGTTCGAGGAAGTAACAAGTGCAAAGAAGTTGCATCGCTTGATATTGGACAAAAGCTAAAAGTGACATTTTACAATAATCGAACAGTTGGGAAGAATAGTAATCTATTTTTGAGGCACTTGGGAAAAATAGTTTGTGATCGTAATATATGTCCGTTGGGAGTATCATCATGGAAACACATTAAGGAGGAAAAGCTAAATCACATGTGGGCTGTTGTTAAG GATAAATTTGATAGTGATGACATGAATAGTCATCGAGATCATGTTTTGGGGTGGATGAAAGAGTTATGGAATAAATGGAGAGGTCAATTGCATGCAAACTATGTGAAGGGTAAGCCTATACAAGAGGCTCTTAAGAATATACCTAAGGGGGTAGAAAAGAAGCAATGGGAGTGGTTGGTAAAAGAACATTTTACTTCAAAAGATTTTCAG gctcaaattcaagaattggTGGAGTCTGAACCATCACTTTCTAGCATAGAAATTGTTGAGAAATGCTTTGGACCTCAAAGTCGTAGTCATGTATTTGGCTTTGGAGGTGGAGTAAAAGCAAGAGATTTGAAAGGTGGGGCTTCCTCAAAACCTGAATTGTTGGCTGAGCTACGTTcaactcaaaaagaaaatcagtcTTTGAAGGATTGCATATCTAACTTTCAAAATGAGATGAAAGAATTAAAGcaattgaaagaattttttttagcgCAACACCCTAATTTCCAGCCTCCAATTCAAGAGAATGACTATTCGGATACTTGA
- the LOC125850568 gene encoding uncharacterized protein LOC125850568 isoform X3: MNKKFLAFEKEHMQTDVAFSFSTDNVMESTPTFETSFSQGWRTTDKIVLAHEKESLHSDIPISPIEQVKQFAQTAETSSCATGMDKKVRGSNKCKEVASLDIGQKLKVTFYNNRTVGKNSNLFLRHLGKIVCDRNICPLGVSSWKHIKEEKLNHMWAVVKGRKDGNPPDLATIFYETRKKNNTLVDSETIEKHAQIQELVESEPSLSSIEIVEKCFGPQSRSHVFGFGGGVKARDLKGGASSKPELLAELRSTQKENQSLKDCISNFQNEMKELKQLKEFFLAQHPNFQPPIQENDYSDT; encoded by the exons atgaataaaaagtttttggCTTTTGAAAAAGAGCATATGCAAACTGATgttgcattttctttttctactgATAATGTTATGGAGTCCACCCCAACATTTGAAACAA GTTTCTCTCAAGGATGGAGAACAACAGATAAAATTGTTTTGGCTCATGAGAAAGAGAGTTTGCATTCTGATATTCCAATTTCTCCTATTGAACAAGTTAAACAGTTTGCCCAAACAGCTGAAACAA GTTCATGTGCTACTGGAATGGATAAAAAGGTTCGAGGAAGTAACAAGTGCAAAGAAGTTGCATCGCTTGATATTGGACAAAAGCTAAAAGTGACATTTTACAATAATCGAACAGTTGGGAAGAATAGTAATCTATTTTTGAGGCACTTGGGAAAAATAGTTTGTGATCGTAATATATGTCCGTTGGGAGTATCATCATGGAAACACATTAAGGAGGAAAAGCTAAATCACATGTGGGCTGTTGTTAAG GGCAGAAAAGATGGCAATCCACCAGATTTGGCAACTATCTTTTACGAGACTCGCAAGAAGAATAACACACTTGTTGATTCTGAAACAATCGAGAAGCAT gctcaaattcaagaattggTGGAGTCTGAACCATCACTTTCTAGCATAGAAATTGTTGAGAAATGCTTTGGACCTCAAAGTCGTAGTCATGTATTTGGCTTTGGAGGTGGAGTAAAAGCAAGAGATTTGAAAGGTGGGGCTTCCTCAAAACCTGAATTGTTGGCTGAGCTACGTTcaactcaaaaagaaaatcagtcTTTGAAGGATTGCATATCTAACTTTCAAAATGAGATGAAAGAATTAAAGcaattgaaagaattttttttagcgCAACACCCTAATTTCCAGCCTCCAATTCAAGAGAATGACTATTCGGATACTTGA
- the LOC125850568 gene encoding uncharacterized protein LOC125850568 isoform X6 → MDKKVRGSNKCKEVASLDIGQKLKVTFYNNRTVGKNSNLFLRHLGKIVCDRNICPLGVSSWKHIKEEKLNHMWAVVKDKFDSDDMNSHRDHVLGWMKELWNKWRGQLHANYVKGKPIQEALKNIPKGVEKKQWEWLVKEHFTSKDFQAQIQELVESEPSLSSIEIVEKCFGPQSRSHVFGFGGGVKARDLKGGASSKPELLAELRSTQKENQSLKDCISNFQNEMKELKQLKEFFLAQHPNFQPPIQENDYSDT, encoded by the exons ATGGATAAAAAGGTTCGAGGAAGTAACAAGTGCAAAGAAGTTGCATCGCTTGATATTGGACAAAAGCTAAAAGTGACATTTTACAATAATCGAACAGTTGGGAAGAATAGTAATCTATTTTTGAGGCACTTGGGAAAAATAGTTTGTGATCGTAATATATGTCCGTTGGGAGTATCATCATGGAAACACATTAAGGAGGAAAAGCTAAATCACATGTGGGCTGTTGTTAAG GATAAATTTGATAGTGATGACATGAATAGTCATCGAGATCATGTTTTGGGGTGGATGAAAGAGTTATGGAATAAATGGAGAGGTCAATTGCATGCAAACTATGTGAAGGGTAAGCCTATACAAGAGGCTCTTAAGAATATACCTAAGGGGGTAGAAAAGAAGCAATGGGAGTGGTTGGTAAAAGAACATTTTACTTCAAAAGATTTTCAG gctcaaattcaagaattggTGGAGTCTGAACCATCACTTTCTAGCATAGAAATTGTTGAGAAATGCTTTGGACCTCAAAGTCGTAGTCATGTATTTGGCTTTGGAGGTGGAGTAAAAGCAAGAGATTTGAAAGGTGGGGCTTCCTCAAAACCTGAATTGTTGGCTGAGCTACGTTcaactcaaaaagaaaatcagtcTTTGAAGGATTGCATATCTAACTTTCAAAATGAGATGAAAGAATTAAAGcaattgaaagaattttttttagcgCAACACCCTAATTTCCAGCCTCCAATTCAAGAGAATGACTATTCGGATACTTGA